One genomic region from Nocardia vinacea encodes:
- a CDS encoding zinc-binding dehydrogenase has protein sequence MGSVARRGHAAVAIDSAFPLADARAAHERAARGHIQGKIVLTVA, from the coding sequence ATTGGGTCGGTTGCTCGACGCGGGCACGCTGCCGTTGCGATCGACAGCGCGTTCCCGCTCGCAGACGCCAGGGCGGCGCACGAACGCGCCGCACGAGGGCATATCCAAGGCAAGATCGTGCTCACGGTCGCCTAG